In Calonectris borealis chromosome 29, bCalBor7.hap1.2, whole genome shotgun sequence, one genomic interval encodes:
- the LOC142094107 gene encoding gonadotropin-releasing hormone II receptor-like has translation MAATAGMNATGTAGNRSCAGEEPVLLPTFSTAAKVRVALTCLLFLSSACCNGAVLWSATRAPRRRPPRVRVLMANLAAADLLVTVVVMPLDAAWNVTVQWYGGDAACRALMFLKLAAMYASAFVTVVIALDRHAAIVNPLAVGCAERRNKAMLCAAWALSAVLALPQAFVFRTVSRSRPRRFVQCATVGSFGAHWQETLYNMFTFACLFLLPLLVMVLCYGRILAAISGRTKDARVSSREIQLRRSYNNIPRARMRTLKMSIVIVLTFIVCWTPYYLLGLWYWFSPEMLTREKVPPSLSHILFLFGLFNTCLDPLIYGLFTAHFRREMWRACRCSRRRHEQEVTSALTGSFRVSTTAVPARRAGNSLGGAGKHQLEVTAGTAPPGGRCELCRRTVESFM, from the exons ATGGCGGCCACCGCCGGCATGAACGCCACCGGGACGGCGGGGAACCGGAGCTGCGCCGGCGAGGAGCCCGTCCTGCTGCCCACCTTCTCCACCGCGGCCAAGGTGCGGGTGGCCCTGAcgtgcctcctcttcctctcctcggCTTGCTGCAACGGTGCCGTGCTCTGGTCGGCCAcccgggcgccgcggcggcgTCCGCCCCGCGTCCGCGTCCTGATGGCCAACCTGGCGGCGGCCGATCTGCTGGTGACGGTGGTGGTGATGCCGTTGGACGCCGCCTGGAACGTCACCGTGCAGTGGTACGGGGGGGACGCGGCGTGCCGGGCGCTCATGTTCCTCAAGCTGGCCGCCATGTACGCCTCGGCCTTCGTCACCGTCGTCATCGCGTTGGACCGTCACGCCGCCATCGTCAACCCCTTGGCGGTGGGCTGCGCCGAGAGGAGGAACAAGGCGATGCTGTGCGCGGCGTGGGCGCTCAGCGCCGTGCTGGCTCTGCCCCAG GCGTTCGTCTTCCGCACGGTGAGCCGGTCGCGGCCCCGCCGCTTCGTGCAGTGCGCGACGGTGGGCAGCTTCGGGGCGCACTGGCAGGAGACGCTCTACAACATGTTCACCTTCGCCTGCCTCttcctgctgccgctgctggtCATGGTGCTCTGCTACGGCCGCATCCTCGCCGCCATCTCGGGCAGGACGAAGGACGCCCGCG TCTCCTCCCGGGAGATCCAGCTCCGTCGCTCCTACAACAACATCCCCCGGGCCAGGATGCGCACGCTGAAGATGTCCATCGTCATCGTCCTGACCTTCATCGTCTGCTGGACGCCCTACTACCTCCTGGGCCTCTGGTACTGGTTCTCCCCCGAGATGTTGACCCGGGAGAAGGTGCCGCCGTCTCTCAGCCACATCCTCTTCCTCTTCGGCCTCTTCAACACGTGCCTGGATCCGCTCATCTACGGGCTCTTCACGGCGCATTTCCGCAGGGAGATGTGGCGCGCGTGCCGCTGCAGCCGCCGCCGGCACGAGCAGGAGGTCACCTCCGCCCTCACCGGTTCCTTCCGCGTCTCCACCACGGCCGTGCCGGCCAGGAGAGCCGGCAACAGCCTGGGGGGAGCCGGAAAGCACCAGCTGGAGGTGACGGCGGGCACGGCCCCGCCGGGAGGGAGGTGCGAGCTGTGCCGGAGGACGGTGGAGAGCTTCATGTGA